The genomic stretch TTTACTGTTGTACTCTTACCTGTACCCATATCACCATAAAGTAGGCAGTTATTGGCGTTTCTGCCCTCAATAAAGGCTCTTGTGTTCTCAACAACAAGGTCTCTCTGATATTCATAATCAACAAGGTCAGAAATTCTTACCTTGTCATCATTAATAATAGGTTCGATGCCCTTATCTCTCCATACGAATGAACGGTATCTTGCAAACATACCACAACCCTTTTCTCTGTGGAACTTTGCAATCTTGTCTAGGTTATCGTTAAAGTCAACAAATTCTTCTGATGGAGTACCACAATGCCACTTAGGAAGGCAATCAATAATATCATCAATCTCCTCCTTATATTTATAGTCATTAATAACATCCTCAGGAGTAATCTGTGATGCAAAAAGAATTGCATCAATATCTCTCACTACTGCTTTCTTTTCATCCTCTGACATTTCACTAACCTTATCGGCAGTTGCTGTTCTTGTAAAATAGTTTTCGTCAAACAAAGCAGCCTCTGTCATAGTGTAGCTTAATGAGTTAGATGCGTTTCTGTCACATAGTAATCTGTAGAAGTCACCGTAAGCATTTAGGAATGTTTCAGGTTCTTCATCAACAGAAAGCAATAACTTATGAAAAGCACTTGGTACACTTCTTGTTAGCACACCTTTATAAATAGAAAGTGATGATAACATAAAAGCAGCTTTTTTTGTTTTTTTCATACAAATCCCTTACTTCCTTTTAATATGTTTATATTTTACTCCAATTATACCTTGTAGTCAATCGTCTAAAAATGGCTATTTAATGGGATTTTCAAAGTTTTTCAAAATTTTTTTAATTTTTTTTGAAAAAACACTTGCATTTTTCAGAAAAGGGTGATATAATCTATCTTGTCGTTGAGAGAGACGACAAAACAAAAAGAAAATAGTTGGTGTCGATGACGCTGAGGGTCCACCTGTTCCCATCCCGAACACAGAAGTTAAGCTCAGTAGTGCCGAAGATAGTTGGCTGGAAGCGGCCTGTGAAAATAGGAAGACGCCAACATCAACAAGTGTCTATCCAATAGGGTAGGCATTTTTCTTTTGTTAAATTTATTTATCCGATTATTATATCAATAATTCTACTATTTGTCCAATAGTTTTTATGTATCTGTAAATTTACTTTATTCATTTTAATAATTTTAATTATCTTCACATTACAAAATCCGAATATAACAAAACCCCACTTTTAAGTGGGGTTTATTTTTTTACATTAAATAATATAATTAACTACACAATATAGCCTACAAAAAACACCTAGCAAAATTGCTAGGTGTTAGTTTAATATTAACTATCTTTTTAATATTAACTTACTTTACTGTTACTACTCTATACTGAGTTGTACTTCTGCCCATATCATCGGAAACAGTATAAATAATCAGGTAATCCCCTGCTTTATCCGTATTGACTTTACCGTCAACCTTAATATTACTTTTATCAATACTGCTACCACTTGTATCTTTAGCAGAAACATTCTTCATTGAGTCAAAGTATTCACCAAGTTCAACAGTAACATTATCAGCACCTGTAAATGTTGGTGCTTTACTGTAATAAGGGTTGTCCTTGTCATTATCGGTAGGGTCCCAATAAACTGTTTTGTTTTCGTTAATCTTCATTGACTTAGGTGTACCTAATGGACCATCCTTGTCACTTTCATAAACTCTGACAGTTGTACCAAAGTCACAGTTCTCGTAAATCCACTTAGCATCAGCTACTGCAAGACGAACACAACCCATAGAAATACTTGTACCAAGACCGTTGTAGTCCTGAACTTCTACAGTTTCAGGTTGATTCATCTTTTCATATGGAACTGAATGGAACAGAATATCATTGTTAAAACCTGTTACATACTGACCGTAAACATCACCGAAAAGTGGATGCCATCTGTTCTTTACAAAAATAGAGAATGTACCCTTTGGTGTATTATCACCATCACCACAAGAACAAATCATTGCCCTTACAGGAACAGTATATTTACCATCTTTATCGTAAGTATAAACAGTAACACAGTTTTTCTTTCTATTAACATCAATAGAATATAGATTTCTGCCACTACCGTCATTTTTATTTTTCTTTAAAGTTACTTCATTAGCAGTAAAAGCTGTGGAATAACCCTTAGAAACTTCTGTAGGGTTGCTTGTAACCTGAACATCGCAAGTTGAACTGTAATATCCGGCAGTTGCAGTAATCTTTACCTTGCCCTTTTTCAGACCGATTACTGTACCGCCTTGGTCAACAAAAGCTGTATTCTTATCGCTACTTGTCCATTTAATAGCCTTTGAGGCATTTTCATCATTGGACTTTATCTTAATTGTTTTTCGTTCATTAGATTTTACCTTGATAGACTTTGTTTCTATGCTAAAGACACAAGTACCATAGTCCTGGTTAGCAGTCTGTACTACATCAGCTTGGTTTCTGCCAAACCATTGGTCACCATAAAAAACATACAAAGCTCCACCAACAGATAGAGAAATCAGAAGAACAAAGAACACAACAAGAACGATAACTCCACCGTATCTGCCAAAG from Ruminococcus bovis encodes the following:
- a CDS encoding ATP-binding protein: MKKTKKAAFMLSSLSIYKGVLTRSVPSAFHKLLLSVDEEPETFLNAYGDFYRLLCDRNASNSLSYTMTEAALFDENYFTRTATADKVSEMSEDEKKAVVRDIDAILFASQITPEDVINDYKYKEEIDDIIDCLPKWHCGTPSEEFVDFNDNLDKIAKFHREKGCGMFARYRSFVWRDKGIEPIINDDKVRISDLVDYEYQRDLVVENTRAFIEGRNANNCLLYGDMGTGKSTTVKATVNEFRRYGLRIVEIPKEKLMEFPLLIDAIAQVPMKFIIFIDDLSFQRQDECYTSLKAVLEGGVAALPKNALIYATSNRRHLVKENFEDRDCNDVNRRDNMQETLSLSDRFGLAVGYYVPDKRRFLHIVEELAKAHHIDMDQEQLFLQAESFATQRATRSPRTAQQFIKSLL
- a CDS encoding L,D-transpeptidase family protein, which translates into the protein MKKYVKNSFGRYGGVIVLVVFFVLLISLSVGGALYVFYGDQWFGRNQADVVQTANQDYGTCVFSIETKSIKVKSNERKTIKIKSNDENASKAIKWTSSDKNTAFVDQGGTVIGLKKGKVKITATAGYYSSTCDVQVTSNPTEVSKGYSTAFTANEVTLKKNKNDGSGRNLYSIDVNRKKNCVTVYTYDKDGKYTVPVRAMICSCGDGDNTPKGTFSIFVKNRWHPLFGDVYGQYVTGFNNDILFHSVPYEKMNQPETVEVQDYNGLGTSISMGCVRLAVADAKWIYENCDFGTTVRVYESDKDGPLGTPKSMKINENKTVYWDPTDNDKDNPYYSKAPTFTGADNVTVELGEYFDSMKNVSAKDTSGSSIDKSNIKVDGKVNTDKAGDYLIIYTVSDDMGRSTTQYRVVTVK